A window of the Cicer arietinum cultivar CDC Frontier isolate Library 1 chromosome 6, Cicar.CDCFrontier_v2.0, whole genome shotgun sequence genome harbors these coding sequences:
- the LOC101504528 gene encoding splicing factor U2af large subunit A-like isoform X3, which yields MLAGAAAVTGQISASNPTIPGVLQNMFPMATSQMQPFSALPMMPIQAMTQQATRHARRVYVGGLPPTANEQSVAIFFSQVMAKIGGNTAGPGDAVVNVYINHDKKFAFVEMRSVEEASNAMALDGIIFEGAPVKVRRPTDYNPSLAATLGPSQPNPNLNLGAVGLTPGSAGGLEGPDRIFVGGLPYYFTETQIRELLETFGPLRGFDLVKDRETGNSKGYAFCVYQDLAVTDIACAALNGIKMGDKTLTVRRANQGTTQPKPEQESILMHAQQQIALQKLIFQPALVATKVVCLTNAVSPDELKEDEDFDEIIDDMRQECSKFGTLVNVVIPRPQPDGDLSGGVGKVFLEYVDIEGATKARTGLNGRKFGGNEVIAVFYPENKFAQGDYEG from the exons ATGTTAGCTGGTGCTGCTGCTGTTACAG GTCAAATTAGTGCGTCAAATCCTACAATTCCTGGAGTGTTGCAAAACATGTTTCCAATGGCTACTAGTCAG ATGCAACCGTTCAGTGCTCTCCCTATGATGCCAATTCAGGCTATGACACAACAG GCTACTCGACATGCTAGGAGGGTGTATGTTGGAGGTCTCCCTCCTACAGCGAACGAGCAG TCTGTTGCTATTTTCTTCAGTCAAGTCATGGCTAAGATTGGAGGAAACACTGCTGGTCCAG GTGATGCCGTGGTCAATGTTTACATTAACCATGACAAAAAATTTGCCTTTGTTGAGATGAGGTCCGTTGAGGAAGCTAGCAATGCAATGGCTTTGGATGGGATTATTTTTGAG GGGGCACCTGTCAAAGTCAGGAGACCTACTGATTATAACCCTTCTCTAGCCGCTACTCTAGGCCCAAGCCAACCTAACCCAAACCTGAACCTTGGTGCTGTTGGATTAACTCCTGGGTCAGCTGGTGGACTTGAAGGTCCTGATCGTATTTTTGTAGGTGGACTTCCCTATTACTTTACAGAAACTCAGATCAGGGAGCTTTTAGAGACTTTTGGTCCTCTTCGGGGTTTTGATCTAGTGAAAGATAGAGAAACAGGAAACTCAAAGGGTTATGCATTCTGTGTTTACCAAGATCTTGCAGTTACAGATATTGCCTGTGCGGCTCTGAATGGAATTAAGATGGGTGATAAGACTCTTACTGTTAGACGAGCTAATCAAGGTACAACCCAGCCTAAACCTGAACAAGAGAGCATTTTAATGCATGCACAACAGCAAATTGCTCTGCAG AAACTTATATTTCAACCAGCATTGGTGGCTACAAAGGTCGTATGTTTAACTAATGCAGTTTCTCCCGATGAGCTCAAAGAAGATGAGGACTTTGACGAGATTATTGATGACATGAGACAGGAATGCTCCAAATTTG GTACTTTGGTAAATGTTGTGATTCCTCGTCCACAACCAGATGGGGATCTATCTGGTGGAGTTGGAAAG GTGTTTTTAGAATATGTGGATATTGAGGGTGCTACAAAAGCTCGTACTGGATTGAATGGGAGAAAATTTGGTGGAAATGAAGTAATAGCTGTTTTCTATCCAGAGAACAAATTTGCTCAGGGAGATTATGAAGGCTAA
- the LOC101504528 gene encoding splicing factor U2af large subunit A-like isoform X2: MAEYEREERYEGNGGGDVGVGGGGEGEGEDPLTLPFPSSASSPQPLDHAASKSRHESRDHDRESSRSREKEREKERKREKERHRDRDRERDRGDGEKERDSHHRDHRHRDRKDREKGRDREDGDSHRSRDRDHDRRRDYDREERHKRRSRSISPSKDRSEHGTRSRSRSKSKRVSGFDLAPPPSAMLAGAAAVTGQISASNPTIPGVLQNMFPMATSQMQPFSALPMMPIQAMTQQATRHARRVYVGGLPPTANEQSVAIFFSQVMAKIGGNTAGPGDAVVNVYINHDKKFAFVEMRSVEEASNAMALDGIIFEGAPVKVRRPTDYNPSLAATLGPSQPNPNLNLGAVGLTPGSAGGLEGPDRIFVGGLPYYFTETQIRELLETFGPLRGFDLVKDRETGNSKGYAFCVYQDLAVTDIACAALNGIKMGDKTLTVRRANQGTTQPKPEQESILMHAQQQIALQKLIFQPALVATKVVCLTNAVSPDELKEDEDFDEIIDDMRQECSKFGTLVNVVIPRPQPDGDLSGGVGKVFLEYVDIEGATKARTGLNGRKFGGNEVIAVFYPENKFAQGDYEG; this comes from the exons ATGGCTGAGTACGAAAGAGAGGAGAGATACGAAGGGAACGGAGGTGGAGATGTAGGAGTAGGAGGAGGAGGAGAAGGAGAAGGAGAGGATCCTCTCACTCTTCCCTTTCCTTCTTCTGCTTCTTCTCCTCAACCTCTCGATCACGCCGCTTCTAAATCTCGC CACGAATCTCGTGATCATGATAGAGAATCTTCGAGAAGCAGAGAAAAGGAACGGGAGAAAGAGAGGAAAAGAGAAAAGGAGAGGCACAGAGATAGAGACAGAGAGAGAGATCGTGGTGATGGAGAAAAGGAAAGGGATAGTCACCACAGAGACCATCGACATCGCGACAGAAAGGATAGAGAAAAGGGTAGGGATAGGGAGGATGGTGATTCTCACAGAAGTCGTGATCGTGATCATGACAG AAGAAGGGATTATGATAGAGAGGAAAGGCATAAGCGTAGGTCTCGATCTATTTCACCGTCTAAGGATAGATCTGAGCATGGAACAAGGTCAAGGTCTCGCTCGAAGAG CAAAAGGGTTAGTGGTTTTGATTTGGCTCCCCCTCCTTCTGCAATGTTAGCTGGTGCTGCTGCTGTTACAG GTCAAATTAGTGCGTCAAATCCTACAATTCCTGGAGTGTTGCAAAACATGTTTCCAATGGCTACTAGTCAG ATGCAACCGTTCAGTGCTCTCCCTATGATGCCAATTCAGGCTATGACACAACAG GCTACTCGACATGCTAGGAGGGTGTATGTTGGAGGTCTCCCTCCTACAGCGAACGAGCAG TCTGTTGCTATTTTCTTCAGTCAAGTCATGGCTAAGATTGGAGGAAACACTGCTGGTCCAG GTGATGCCGTGGTCAATGTTTACATTAACCATGACAAAAAATTTGCCTTTGTTGAGATGAGGTCCGTTGAGGAAGCTAGCAATGCAATGGCTTTGGATGGGATTATTTTTGAG GGGGCACCTGTCAAAGTCAGGAGACCTACTGATTATAACCCTTCTCTAGCCGCTACTCTAGGCCCAAGCCAACCTAACCCAAACCTGAACCTTGGTGCTGTTGGATTAACTCCTGGGTCAGCTGGTGGACTTGAAGGTCCTGATCGTATTTTTGTAGGTGGACTTCCCTATTACTTTACAGAAACTCAGATCAGGGAGCTTTTAGAGACTTTTGGTCCTCTTCGGGGTTTTGATCTAGTGAAAGATAGAGAAACAGGAAACTCAAAGGGTTATGCATTCTGTGTTTACCAAGATCTTGCAGTTACAGATATTGCCTGTGCGGCTCTGAATGGAATTAAGATGGGTGATAAGACTCTTACTGTTAGACGAGCTAATCAAGGTACAACCCAGCCTAAACCTGAACAAGAGAGCATTTTAATGCATGCACAACAGCAAATTGCTCTGCAG AAACTTATATTTCAACCAGCATTGGTGGCTACAAAGGTCGTATGTTTAACTAATGCAGTTTCTCCCGATGAGCTCAAAGAAGATGAGGACTTTGACGAGATTATTGATGACATGAGACAGGAATGCTCCAAATTTG GTACTTTGGTAAATGTTGTGATTCCTCGTCCACAACCAGATGGGGATCTATCTGGTGGAGTTGGAAAG GTGTTTTTAGAATATGTGGATATTGAGGGTGCTACAAAAGCTCGTACTGGATTGAATGGGAGAAAATTTGGTGGAAATGAAGTAATAGCTGTTTTCTATCCAGAGAACAAATTTGCTCAGGGAGATTATGAAGGCTAA
- the LOC101504528 gene encoding splicing factor U2af large subunit A-like isoform X1 — MAEYEREERYEGNGGGDVGVGGGGEGEGEDPLTLPFPSSASSPQPLDHAASKSRHESRDHDRESSRSREKEREKERKREKERHRDRDRERDRGDGEKERDSHHRDHRHRDRKDREKGRDREDGDSHRSRDRDHDSLYYRRRDYDREERHKRRSRSISPSKDRSEHGTRSRSRSKSKRVSGFDLAPPPSAMLAGAAAVTGQISASNPTIPGVLQNMFPMATSQMQPFSALPMMPIQAMTQQATRHARRVYVGGLPPTANEQSVAIFFSQVMAKIGGNTAGPGDAVVNVYINHDKKFAFVEMRSVEEASNAMALDGIIFEGAPVKVRRPTDYNPSLAATLGPSQPNPNLNLGAVGLTPGSAGGLEGPDRIFVGGLPYYFTETQIRELLETFGPLRGFDLVKDRETGNSKGYAFCVYQDLAVTDIACAALNGIKMGDKTLTVRRANQGTTQPKPEQESILMHAQQQIALQKLIFQPALVATKVVCLTNAVSPDELKEDEDFDEIIDDMRQECSKFGTLVNVVIPRPQPDGDLSGGVGKVFLEYVDIEGATKARTGLNGRKFGGNEVIAVFYPENKFAQGDYEG, encoded by the exons ATGGCTGAGTACGAAAGAGAGGAGAGATACGAAGGGAACGGAGGTGGAGATGTAGGAGTAGGAGGAGGAGGAGAAGGAGAAGGAGAGGATCCTCTCACTCTTCCCTTTCCTTCTTCTGCTTCTTCTCCTCAACCTCTCGATCACGCCGCTTCTAAATCTCGC CACGAATCTCGTGATCATGATAGAGAATCTTCGAGAAGCAGAGAAAAGGAACGGGAGAAAGAGAGGAAAAGAGAAAAGGAGAGGCACAGAGATAGAGACAGAGAGAGAGATCGTGGTGATGGAGAAAAGGAAAGGGATAGTCACCACAGAGACCATCGACATCGCGACAGAAAGGATAGAGAAAAGGGTAGGGATAGGGAGGATGGTGATTCTCACAGAAGTCGTGATCGTGATCATGACAG TTTATATTACAGAAGAAGGGATTATGATAGAGAGGAAAGGCATAAGCGTAGGTCTCGATCTATTTCACCGTCTAAGGATAGATCTGAGCATGGAACAAGGTCAAGGTCTCGCTCGAAGAG CAAAAGGGTTAGTGGTTTTGATTTGGCTCCCCCTCCTTCTGCAATGTTAGCTGGTGCTGCTGCTGTTACAG GTCAAATTAGTGCGTCAAATCCTACAATTCCTGGAGTGTTGCAAAACATGTTTCCAATGGCTACTAGTCAG ATGCAACCGTTCAGTGCTCTCCCTATGATGCCAATTCAGGCTATGACACAACAG GCTACTCGACATGCTAGGAGGGTGTATGTTGGAGGTCTCCCTCCTACAGCGAACGAGCAG TCTGTTGCTATTTTCTTCAGTCAAGTCATGGCTAAGATTGGAGGAAACACTGCTGGTCCAG GTGATGCCGTGGTCAATGTTTACATTAACCATGACAAAAAATTTGCCTTTGTTGAGATGAGGTCCGTTGAGGAAGCTAGCAATGCAATGGCTTTGGATGGGATTATTTTTGAG GGGGCACCTGTCAAAGTCAGGAGACCTACTGATTATAACCCTTCTCTAGCCGCTACTCTAGGCCCAAGCCAACCTAACCCAAACCTGAACCTTGGTGCTGTTGGATTAACTCCTGGGTCAGCTGGTGGACTTGAAGGTCCTGATCGTATTTTTGTAGGTGGACTTCCCTATTACTTTACAGAAACTCAGATCAGGGAGCTTTTAGAGACTTTTGGTCCTCTTCGGGGTTTTGATCTAGTGAAAGATAGAGAAACAGGAAACTCAAAGGGTTATGCATTCTGTGTTTACCAAGATCTTGCAGTTACAGATATTGCCTGTGCGGCTCTGAATGGAATTAAGATGGGTGATAAGACTCTTACTGTTAGACGAGCTAATCAAGGTACAACCCAGCCTAAACCTGAACAAGAGAGCATTTTAATGCATGCACAACAGCAAATTGCTCTGCAG AAACTTATATTTCAACCAGCATTGGTGGCTACAAAGGTCGTATGTTTAACTAATGCAGTTTCTCCCGATGAGCTCAAAGAAGATGAGGACTTTGACGAGATTATTGATGACATGAGACAGGAATGCTCCAAATTTG GTACTTTGGTAAATGTTGTGATTCCTCGTCCACAACCAGATGGGGATCTATCTGGTGGAGTTGGAAAG GTGTTTTTAGAATATGTGGATATTGAGGGTGCTACAAAAGCTCGTACTGGATTGAATGGGAGAAAATTTGGTGGAAATGAAGTAATAGCTGTTTTCTATCCAGAGAACAAATTTGCTCAGGGAGATTATGAAGGCTAA
- the LOC101504528 gene encoding splicing factor U2af large subunit A-like isoform X5 encodes MAEYEREERYEGNGGGDVGVGGGGEGEGEDPLTLPFPSSASSPQPLDHAASKSRHESRDHDRESSRSREKEREKERKREKERHRDRDRERDRGDGEKERDSHHRDHRHRDRKDREKGRDREDGDSHRSRDRDHDRRRDYDREERHKRRSRSISPSKDRSEHGTRSRSRSKSKRVSGFDLAPPPSAMLAGAAAVTVWEKVHIKLHAVIWAMLGYLPHCADNGREPTSVAFMSKEESVHRFLVGLVRLQLETISTLVDINASNPTIPGVLQNMFPMATSQMQPFSALPMMPIQAMTQQATRHARRVYVGGLPPTANEQSVAIFFSQVMAKIGGNTAGPGDAVVNVYINHDKKFAFVEMRSVEEASNAMALDGIIFEGAPVKVRRPTDYNPSLAATLGPSQPNPNLNLGAVGLTPGSAGGLEGPDRIFVGGLPYYFTETQIRELLETFGPLRGFDLVKDRETGNSKGYAFCVYQDLAVTDIACAALNGIKMGDKTLTVRRANQGTTQPKPEQESILMHAQQQIALQKLIFQPALVATKVVCLTNAVSPDELKEDEDFDEIIDDMRQECSKFGTLVNVVIPRPQPDGDLSGGVGKVFLEYVDIEGATKARTGLNGRKFGGNEVIAVFYPENKFAQGDYEG; translated from the exons ATGGCTGAGTACGAAAGAGAGGAGAGATACGAAGGGAACGGAGGTGGAGATGTAGGAGTAGGAGGAGGAGGAGAAGGAGAAGGAGAGGATCCTCTCACTCTTCCCTTTCCTTCTTCTGCTTCTTCTCCTCAACCTCTCGATCACGCCGCTTCTAAATCTCGC CACGAATCTCGTGATCATGATAGAGAATCTTCGAGAAGCAGAGAAAAGGAACGGGAGAAAGAGAGGAAAAGAGAAAAGGAGAGGCACAGAGATAGAGACAGAGAGAGAGATCGTGGTGATGGAGAAAAGGAAAGGGATAGTCACCACAGAGACCATCGACATCGCGACAGAAAGGATAGAGAAAAGGGTAGGGATAGGGAGGATGGTGATTCTCACAGAAGTCGTGATCGTGATCATGACAG AAGAAGGGATTATGATAGAGAGGAAAGGCATAAGCGTAGGTCTCGATCTATTTCACCGTCTAAGGATAGATCTGAGCATGGAACAAGGTCAAGGTCTCGCTCGAAGAG CAAAAGGGTTAGTGGTTTTGATTTGGCTCCCCCTCCTTCTGCAATGTTAGCTGGTGCTGCTGCTGTTACAG TATGGGAAAAAGTTCATATCAAATTGCATGCTGTTATCTGG GCAATGTTGGGCTACTTGCCCCACTGTGCTGACAATGGGCGTGAGCCGACATCTGTAGCTTTTATGTCCAAGGAAGAATCAGTGCACCGGTTTTTGGTGGGTCTTGTTCGTCTTCAACTGGAAACTATATCTACTTTGGTAGAC ATCAA TGCGTCAAATCCTACAATTCCTGGAGTGTTGCAAAACATGTTTCCAATGGCTACTAGTCAG ATGCAACCGTTCAGTGCTCTCCCTATGATGCCAATTCAGGCTATGACACAACAG GCTACTCGACATGCTAGGAGGGTGTATGTTGGAGGTCTCCCTCCTACAGCGAACGAGCAG TCTGTTGCTATTTTCTTCAGTCAAGTCATGGCTAAGATTGGAGGAAACACTGCTGGTCCAG GTGATGCCGTGGTCAATGTTTACATTAACCATGACAAAAAATTTGCCTTTGTTGAGATGAGGTCCGTTGAGGAAGCTAGCAATGCAATGGCTTTGGATGGGATTATTTTTGAG GGGGCACCTGTCAAAGTCAGGAGACCTACTGATTATAACCCTTCTCTAGCCGCTACTCTAGGCCCAAGCCAACCTAACCCAAACCTGAACCTTGGTGCTGTTGGATTAACTCCTGGGTCAGCTGGTGGACTTGAAGGTCCTGATCGTATTTTTGTAGGTGGACTTCCCTATTACTTTACAGAAACTCAGATCAGGGAGCTTTTAGAGACTTTTGGTCCTCTTCGGGGTTTTGATCTAGTGAAAGATAGAGAAACAGGAAACTCAAAGGGTTATGCATTCTGTGTTTACCAAGATCTTGCAGTTACAGATATTGCCTGTGCGGCTCTGAATGGAATTAAGATGGGTGATAAGACTCTTACTGTTAGACGAGCTAATCAAGGTACAACCCAGCCTAAACCTGAACAAGAGAGCATTTTAATGCATGCACAACAGCAAATTGCTCTGCAG AAACTTATATTTCAACCAGCATTGGTGGCTACAAAGGTCGTATGTTTAACTAATGCAGTTTCTCCCGATGAGCTCAAAGAAGATGAGGACTTTGACGAGATTATTGATGACATGAGACAGGAATGCTCCAAATTTG GTACTTTGGTAAATGTTGTGATTCCTCGTCCACAACCAGATGGGGATCTATCTGGTGGAGTTGGAAAG GTGTTTTTAGAATATGTGGATATTGAGGGTGCTACAAAAGCTCGTACTGGATTGAATGGGAGAAAATTTGGTGGAAATGAAGTAATAGCTGTTTTCTATCCAGAGAACAAATTTGCTCAGGGAGATTATGAAGGCTAA
- the LOC101504840 gene encoding uncharacterized protein — protein MAKGKKQLMSSAPWRGEEDTEQFPDANLKVTSQPDGTSTMHVPRSKSNNHNHDDDLIEIDPELRYSFQRNFQFLHRVFSIDTVVKPLPPVMAYNVSRNLNFFTRIFTQFFDPEGIAAAQKSMGIGQEDRDRRVR, from the exons ATGGCGAAGGGAAAGAAGCAACTGATGTCATCGGCACCATGGAGAGGCGAAGAGGACACCGAACAATTCCCAGACGCAAACCTCAAAGTTACCAGTCAACCTGATGGCACTTCAACTATGCATGTTCCTCGCTCCAAATCCAACAATCACAATCATGATGATGATTTAATTGAGATTGATCCTGAACTTCGATACAGTTTCCAACGCAATTTTCAg TTTCTTCATAGAGTTTTTAGCATTGACACCGTGGTGAAACCTCTCCCACCCGTCATGGCTTACAATGTCTCTCGCAACTTGAACTTCTTCACGCGCATTTTCACTCAATTCTTTG ATCCCGAAGGCATTGCAGCTGCCCAGAAATCCATGGGCATAGGACAGGAAGACAGAGATCGCAGAGTTCGTTGA
- the LOC101504528 gene encoding splicing factor U2af large subunit A-like isoform X4, with amino-acid sequence MFPMATSQMQPFSALPMMPIQAMTQQATRHARRVYVGGLPPTANEQSVAIFFSQVMAKIGGNTAGPGDAVVNVYINHDKKFAFVEMRSVEEASNAMALDGIIFEGAPVKVRRPTDYNPSLAATLGPSQPNPNLNLGAVGLTPGSAGGLEGPDRIFVGGLPYYFTETQIRELLETFGPLRGFDLVKDRETGNSKGYAFCVYQDLAVTDIACAALNGIKMGDKTLTVRRANQGTTQPKPEQESILMHAQQQIALQKLIFQPALVATKVVCLTNAVSPDELKEDEDFDEIIDDMRQECSKFGTLVNVVIPRPQPDGDLSGGVGKVFLEYVDIEGATKARTGLNGRKFGGNEVIAVFYPENKFAQGDYEG; translated from the exons ATGTTTCCAATGGCTACTAGTCAG ATGCAACCGTTCAGTGCTCTCCCTATGATGCCAATTCAGGCTATGACACAACAG GCTACTCGACATGCTAGGAGGGTGTATGTTGGAGGTCTCCCTCCTACAGCGAACGAGCAG TCTGTTGCTATTTTCTTCAGTCAAGTCATGGCTAAGATTGGAGGAAACACTGCTGGTCCAG GTGATGCCGTGGTCAATGTTTACATTAACCATGACAAAAAATTTGCCTTTGTTGAGATGAGGTCCGTTGAGGAAGCTAGCAATGCAATGGCTTTGGATGGGATTATTTTTGAG GGGGCACCTGTCAAAGTCAGGAGACCTACTGATTATAACCCTTCTCTAGCCGCTACTCTAGGCCCAAGCCAACCTAACCCAAACCTGAACCTTGGTGCTGTTGGATTAACTCCTGGGTCAGCTGGTGGACTTGAAGGTCCTGATCGTATTTTTGTAGGTGGACTTCCCTATTACTTTACAGAAACTCAGATCAGGGAGCTTTTAGAGACTTTTGGTCCTCTTCGGGGTTTTGATCTAGTGAAAGATAGAGAAACAGGAAACTCAAAGGGTTATGCATTCTGTGTTTACCAAGATCTTGCAGTTACAGATATTGCCTGTGCGGCTCTGAATGGAATTAAGATGGGTGATAAGACTCTTACTGTTAGACGAGCTAATCAAGGTACAACCCAGCCTAAACCTGAACAAGAGAGCATTTTAATGCATGCACAACAGCAAATTGCTCTGCAG AAACTTATATTTCAACCAGCATTGGTGGCTACAAAGGTCGTATGTTTAACTAATGCAGTTTCTCCCGATGAGCTCAAAGAAGATGAGGACTTTGACGAGATTATTGATGACATGAGACAGGAATGCTCCAAATTTG GTACTTTGGTAAATGTTGTGATTCCTCGTCCACAACCAGATGGGGATCTATCTGGTGGAGTTGGAAAG GTGTTTTTAGAATATGTGGATATTGAGGGTGCTACAAAAGCTCGTACTGGATTGAATGGGAGAAAATTTGGTGGAAATGAAGTAATAGCTGTTTTCTATCCAGAGAACAAATTTGCTCAGGGAGATTATGAAGGCTAA